The Vitis vinifera cultivar Pinot Noir 40024 chromosome 12, ASM3070453v1 genome has a segment encoding these proteins:
- the LOC100262479 gene encoding two-pore potassium channel 3 — protein sequence MDEALLSRTAAGEESSRPSPRREFTSSLLDLGSPWRQSTARIITTDAVIPIITTPNSSFANLISNLNRKRNLTHRSHSAPSVFTDVKEAFPTSADPRPSRKSMPLIVRQAYIWVILYGIVGILIFCLKSGSFKGHLTVKPVDALYFSVVTLCTIGYGDIVPDSTFTKMFTCVFILVGFGFIDILLNGLVTYVLDRQEAVMMSTVDLNQFNTMVRTYMIDTEKGRMRIRIKVGLALAVVVVCIAVGTIGIHLLEGLTWVDSIYLSVTSVTTVGYGDYAFETLAGRCFAIIWLLVSTLAVARAFLYLTELRIDKRNRRIAKWVLQKKLTLGDLVAADLDNDGSISKSEFVIYKLKEMGKISEKDILLISKQFESLDHTNCGKITIADLMDSD from the exons AGCTGGTGAGGAGTCAAGCAGACCATCTCCCAGGAGAGAGTTTACCTCTAGCCTTCTTGACCTAGGTTCACCTTGGCGACAATCAACTGCCCGTATTATCACCACCGATGCTGTTATCCCTATCATCACAACACCCAATTCTTCCTTTGCTAACCTCATTTCAAACTTAAACAGGAAGAGAAATCTCACCCACCGCTCACACTCTGCTCCTTCTGTGTTTACTGACGTCAAGGAGGCTTTTCCCACTTCTGCAGACCCGAGACCTTCCCGAAAATCAATGCCTCTAATCGTCAGGCAAGCCTACATCTGGGTCATTTTGTATGGAATAGTTGGAATTCTAATATTCTGCCTGAAAAGTGGAAGTTTCAAGGGCCATCTCACAGTAAAACCAGTGGACGCCTTGTACTTTTCTGTTGTCACTCTCTGCACAATTGGTTATGGAGATATTGTTCCAGACTCGACATTTACCAAGATGTTCACTTGTGTTTTCATCTTAGTTGGATTTGGTTTCATCGATATTTTGCTCAATGGTCTGGTCACCTATGTTCTTGACAGGCAAGAGGCAGTTATGATGAGCACTGTAGATCTTAACCAATTCAACACAATGGTGCGGACATATATGATAGACACAGAAAAGGGAAGAATGAGGATAAGAATCAAAGTGGGTTTGGCATTGGCTGTTGTGGTTGTTTGCATTGCTGTGGGGACAATTGGAATACATCTTTTGGAGGGTCTGACTTGGGTTGATAGCATTTACCTATCGGTAACATCAGTGACAACCGTAGGATATGGGGATTATGCTTTTGAAACATTGGCGGGCAGGTGCTTTGCAATAATTTGGCTATTGGTAAGCACATTGGCTGTCGCTAGGGCATTTCTCTACCTCACTGAGCTGAGGATTGACAAGAGGAATCGAAGGATTGCGAAATGGGTTCTTCAGAAGAAGCTGACTCTTGGAGATTTAGTGGCTGCAGACCTTGATAATGATGGATCAATCAG CAAATCTGAGTTTGTTATATACAAACTAAAGGAGATGGGAAAGATATCAGAGAAAGACATCCTGCTGATTAGCAAACAGTTTGAGTCACTAGACCACACCAATTGTGGCAAAATTACTATTGCTGATCTCATGGATAGTGATTAA